One window from the genome of Hydra vulgaris chromosome 02, alternate assembly HydraT2T_AEP encodes:
- the LOC101236746 gene encoding DNA repair protein SWI5 homolog codes for MNTPISNKAPKSRVSTTPYDRRGSSSACFKPFKSPVSSKSPVEDNRTLVQDIAALRSDIEKVEKEITELKSENYCESELQVYIDRLHEYNEIKDIAQMVIGKIAEIEGTTTRLLYSRFDLDIDD; via the exons atgaatacacCTATTTCAAACAAAGCCCCTAAAAGTAGGGTCAGTACTACACCCTATGATAGAAG AGGAAGCAGCTCAGCTTGCTTTAAGCCATTCAAGTCTCCAGTCAGT agtaAGTCCCCAGTTGAAGACAATAGAACTTTAGTCCAAGATATTGCAGCTTTACGTTCAGATATTGAAAAAGTGGAAAAAGAAATAACAGAATTAAAAtctgaaaa TTACTGTGAAAGCGAATTGCAAGTTTACATTGATAGGCTTCATGAGTATAACGAAATAAAAGACATTGCTCAAATGGTTATTGGAAAAATTg ctGAGATTGAAGGTACGACAACACGGTTGTTGTATTCTAGGTTTGATCTTGATATTGATGATTGA
- the LOC100204950 gene encoding liprin-alpha-1, with product MICDIMPTLSEDGDMIGDGSLEDNNFEQLMVNMLDERDKLMETLRDTQDALANMRNSLKEVEFERDTLLQEFDIVLSKCNIDRDELIQKISSFDNEDDLIISRLHQQKNGLAEEFVNIAKDLFHNKEKLNERNEEIAELKAERNNTKLLLEHLESLVSRHERSLRMTVVKRQAQSSAGVSSEVEVLKALKSLFEHHKALDEKIREKLRMAVEKANSLEEDLVAANQEIDRLQSEKEQLRAFVKKSETNNFADGMTNDNINEIYMEMNDLKYRLEQKKRELDKSMKENKEMQEKFSQLEDQVTTTNRKASFSQENNQKIIKELEEAVVQKNDIENRMMVLEKRYVRSQNELSSAGEELERLRAELFGLQTMLEQKDEKIENLQEQCKFYEMKFSQTVKHVEELPKIQEELENRKAALNAAEERNFTAEEKVQNLQAQLDEITEHLARANECERLTVEHNIKLQSTIDKLMAESNYQLQKQLKERMQSIDDKNNICQQLEKSKSEIEKISKEKNILVGEISKLKEEILSLKRESFLTGSKVVTSPTTGLPVAHSRVPAILSPVFRTSSLSAGSKLSSYIPPKDETDNSWQKMNQANVISNVAIALNNKDDLKSLSRIPAIIDDTLESLTSSDAHRLASMLQNQLNAINEELELLQVEHRNTELLTEQIEKRVGSETSSLDGSINSKDSSENKIEDRKLKLNITSDTYAKPDRRNPSDSNDSFGFTRYDPLDTKPLMLKQGRSQEMIADQLSDAPNSLGSDCSDKLKSNSTTHWSSNSFEPDREFDFSSSSSPGSMTNSLESLTRRGGKNKSLRTSIGKIFSTKGKLKPRDLELGQSEDLDSNAEAQRDAETRMKHKLLEDIMASGAPFASWNAPAILAWLELWVKLPEWYIHACRANVKSGSIMSALSDYEIQHEIGVNNPLHRLKLRLAVHEMVNVTLPVSPPTKTSLVYGDMNHFWIASEWLASLGLPQYRYSFIENLVDARMLGHISKKEQTKYLKVIDGFHRNSLDCGTKCLEILNYDRKMLEKRRSDALNEKNDILVWTNARVIKWVSSIGLDEFSQNLCQSGVHGAVIALDEHFDVDMFAYYLQIPNTNEKARKILAKEYSKLIDLCNDLQKSSQSDLVEGDFRRTKSWRKKFKKDKSVKDKSRKVEDNSIKRYSGDAETSYHFSRNAEVTSPTRRLTKSPIIDRRNYSVHSRIT from the exons tgcaatATTGATAGAGATGAGTTAATCCAAAAGATTTCATCATTCGATAACGAAGATGATCTTATTATTTCACGGCTTCACCAACAAAAAAATGGATTAGCTgag GAGTTTGTAAATATTGCAAAAGATTTATTTcataacaaagaaaaattaaatgaacGCAATGAAGAAATAGCTGAATTAAAAGCTGAGCGAAACAATACTAAa cTGTTACTGGAGCATTTAGAGAGTTTAGTTTCAAGGCATGAAAGATCACTTCGAATGACTGTTGTAAAGCGTCAGGCTCAATCCTCAGCTGGTGTTTCTTCTGAAGTAGAGGTGCTAAAGGCATTAAAATCACTTTTTGAACATCATAAAGCCCTGGATGaaaaa ATTCGAGAAAAACTAAGAATGGCTGTTGAAAAGGCAAATAGTTTAGAAGAAGATCTAGTAGCAGCAAATCAAGag ATTGACAGATTACAATCTGAGAAAGAACAATTAAGAGCATTCGTAAAGAAGTCTGAAACAAATAAT tttgcAGATGGAATGACAAATGAcaatataaatgaaatatatatggAAATGAATGATCTGAAATATAGACTAGAGCAAAAGAAACGGGAGTTAGATAAA TCTatgaaagaaaacaaagaaatgcAAGAAAAATTTAGTCAACTGGAAGATCAAGTCACTACAACTAATAGAAAAGCAAGTTTTTCTCAGGAAAACAATCAAAAGATTATCAAAGAATTAGAAGAg GCTGTAgttcaaaaaaatgatattgaaaatcGCATGATGGTATTAGAAAAACGTTATGTGCGTTCACAAAATGAACTTTCTTCTGCAGGAGAAGAATTAGAAAGATTACGCGCTGAGTTGTTTGGTTTACAGACAATGCTTGAAcag aaagaTGAGAAGATTGAAAATTTACAAGAGCaatgcaaattttatgaaatgaaGTTTTCCCAAACAGTCAAGCATGTTGAAGAGTTACCTAAGATTCAGGAAGAACTTGAGAATCGTAAAGCTGCTCTTAATGCG GCTGAAGAAAGAAATTTTACTGCTGAAGAAAAAGTACAAAATCTTCAAGCTCAATTAGATGAAATAACTGAACACTTAGCCAGG gcTAATGAATGTGAACGGTTAACTGTGGAGCataatataaaacttcaaaGCACAATAGATAAACTTATGGCAGAATCCAATTATCAGCTTCAAAAGCAGCTTAAAGAACGCATGCAGTCAATTGatgataaa aataacaTTTGCCAGCAACTAGAAAAGTCTAAAAGCGAAATTGAAAAGATTTCTAAAGAAAAG aatattttgGTGGGTGAAATTTCAAAGCTCAAAGAAGAGATTTTAAGTCTTAAAAGAGAa tcaTTCCTAACTGGCAGCAAGGTTGTCACTAGTCCTACCACAGGATTGCCTGTTGCACACTCAAGAGTGCCAGCAATACTTAGTCCTGTGTTTCGAACCTCTTCATTGTCAGCTGGTTCCAAATTATCATCATATATTCCACCAAAAGATGAAACAGACAATTCTTGGCAGAAAATGAATCAAGCTAATGTCATTTCTAATGTTGCAATTGCATTAAATAAcaaagatgatttaaaaagtttaagtcgAATTCCAGCAATTATTGATGATACTCTAGAATCTCTTACATCAAGTGATGCACATAGGCTAGCTAGTATGCTTCAAAATCAACTAAATGCTATAAATGAAGAACTAGA GTTGTTGCAAGTTGAGCATCGAAATACAGAACTGTTGACTgaacaaatagaaaaaagagTTGGTAGTGAAACAAGTAGTTTGGATGGAAGTATTAATTCTAAAGATTCTTCTGAAAACAAGATTGAAgacagaaaattaaaattaaacataacttCTGATACTTATGCTAAACCTGAT agAAGAAACCCTTCTGATAGTAATGATTCTTTTGGTTTTACAAGATATGATCCATTGGATACAAAACCTTTAATG CTGAAACAGGGGCGTTCACAAGAAATGATTGCAGACCAACTTTCTGATGCTCCAAATTCTCTTGGATCAGATTGTtctgataaattaaaaagtaattctACTACTCATTGGAGCTCAAATTCTTTTGAACCTGACAGAGAATTTGACTTTTCTTCATCTAGTTCACCTGGTAGCATGACAAATAGTTTAGAATCTCTTACTCGCAGGGgtggaaaaaataaaagtcttagAACATcaattggaaaaatattttctactaAAGGTAAACTTAAACCAAGAGACTTGGAACTCGGACAAAGCGAAGACTTAGATTCCAATGCTGAAGCACAACGTGATGCCGAAACTCGAATGAAACACAAACTTTTAGAAGATATTATGGCATCAGGAGCTCCATTTGCATCATGGAATGCTCCTGCAATTCTTGCTTGGTTAGAATTATGGGTGAAGTTACCAGAGTGGTATATACATGCTTGTAGAGCCAATGTAAAGAGTGGTTCAATTATGTCA gcATTATCAGATTATGAAATCCAACATGAAATAGGTGTGAACAATCCCTTGCATCGTTTAAAATTAAGATTAGCTGTTCATGAAATGGTTAATGTTACTCTTCCTGTTTCCCCGCCAACAAAAACT TCATTAGTCTATGGTGATATGAATCATTTTTGGATTGCTTCAGAATGGCTTGCAAGTCTTGGTCTTCCTCAGTATAGG tATTCGTTTATTGAAAACCTAGTGGATGCTCGTATGTTAGGAcacatttctaaaaaagaacAGACAAAGTATCTTAAAGTTATTGATGGTTTCCacag aaatagTTTAGATTGTGGAACAAAATGTTTGGAAATACTCAATTATGatagaaaa ATGTTGGAAAAGCGAAGGAGTGATgccttaaatgaaaaaaatg ATATACTAGTTTGGACAAATGCTAGAGTTATAAAATGGGTATCAAGTATTGGTTTAGATGAATTTTCTCAAAACCTGTGTCAATCTGGTGTTCATGGTGCTGTCATAGCTCTAGATGAACATTTTGATGTAGATATGTTTGCATATTATTTGCAAATTCCTAATACAAATgaaaaa gcaCGTAAAATACTTGCAAAAGAATACAGTAAACTGATAGATCTATGTAATGACCTGCAAAAATCTTCTCAATCGGATTTAGTGGAAGGTGATTTTAGGCGTACAAAATCATGGcgaaagaaatttaaaaaggaCAAATCAGTTAAAGATAAATCGCGTAAAGTAGAAGATAATTCTATTAAACGATATTCTGGAGATGCTGAAACTTCCTATCATTTTTCTAGAAATGCTGAAGTGACTTCTCCTACTCGTAGACTGACCAAATCTCCTATAATAG atCGTAGAAATTACAGCGTTCATAGCAGAATCACTTAG